One genomic region from Pantoea alfalfae encodes:
- a CDS encoding substrate-binding domain-containing protein yields the protein MRKTKRVTISDIAGLAGVSKATASLVLNGRGEELRVAKETRERVLTLAREHHYQPSIHARMLHDARSHTLGLVVPEITNHGFAAFSHALENLCRAAGLQLLISCTDENAGQERVVVNNLVARQVDGLIVASSMLTDSDYVSLSEQLPVLLFDRHMNNTKLPWVITDAVTPTAELVEKLARACPEEIYFMGGQSDLSPTQDRLAGFREGLARAGVTLQPEWIIQGNYHPGSGYEMFAALCKRLGRPPKAMFTAACGLLEGVLRYMSEHNLLTSDIRIASFDDHYLYDSLSISVDTIEQNVPALAQACFSMLTTMIAGNDPADSQLVLPATLRLRG from the coding sequence GTGAGAAAAACAAAACGCGTTACCATCAGTGATATCGCCGGGCTGGCCGGGGTTTCAAAAGCCACTGCCAGCCTGGTGCTCAACGGCCGTGGCGAAGAGTTACGGGTTGCGAAGGAGACGCGAGAGCGGGTTCTGACGCTGGCCCGCGAACACCATTATCAGCCCAGTATCCATGCGCGGATGTTGCACGATGCCCGCAGTCATACGCTGGGGCTGGTGGTACCGGAGATCACTAACCACGGTTTCGCTGCCTTTTCTCATGCGCTGGAAAATCTCTGCCGCGCGGCGGGTCTGCAGCTGCTGATCTCCTGTACCGACGAAAATGCCGGTCAGGAGAGGGTCGTAGTCAACAATCTGGTGGCACGTCAGGTCGACGGGCTGATTGTTGCCTCCAGTATGCTAACCGACAGCGACTATGTCAGTCTCAGCGAACAGCTGCCGGTGCTGCTGTTTGACCGCCACATGAACAACACGAAGCTGCCATGGGTCATCACCGATGCCGTGACGCCCACCGCTGAGCTGGTTGAAAAGCTGGCGCGCGCCTGTCCGGAGGAGATCTACTTTATGGGCGGACAGTCCGATCTTTCCCCGACCCAGGATCGTCTGGCGGGATTCAGAGAGGGGCTGGCGCGGGCGGGTGTGACGCTGCAGCCGGAGTGGATTATTCAGGGGAACTACCATCCCGGCAGCGGCTACGAGATGTTTGCCGCGCTATGTAAGCGACTGGGGCGTCCACCCAAAGCGATGTTCACTGCGGCCTGCGGCCTGCTGGAAGGGGTACTGCGCTACATGAGTGAGCACAACCTGCTGACCAGCGATATCCGCATCGCCAGTTTTGATGACCACTATCTCTATGATTCACTCTCGATTTCTGTCGACACTATAGAGCAGAATGTTCCGGCGCTCGCGCAGGCCTGTTTTTCTATGCTGACCACGATGATTGCCGGAAATGATCCAGCAGACAGCCAACTGGTGCTGCCCGCCACGCTGCGTCTGCGCGGTTAA
- a CDS encoding sucrose-6-phosphate hydrolase, with the protein MASSTRLAAILQAVMQGMPKALSDSHYPGWHLAPVTGLLNDPNGFIHFDGHYHLFYQWNALGCAHQHKCWGHWRSADLLNWEHQPIALMPDEEYDRSGCYSGSAVDDNGVLTLVYTGNVKFDDGSRTAWQCLAQQNSAGGFDKLGPVIAVPEGYTGHVRDPKVWRHDDRWYMVLAAQNMQRQGRVLLLRSDTLREWQNLGEIAGSELGGLDAAGYMWECPDMFTLGDSTYLICCPQGVAPEEKRYLNSHACAWLSGELDYQQPAYQHGPLNEMDAGFEFYAPQTTLTADGRRLLVGWMGTPDGEEMAQPTVAQGWIHQMTCLRELSSRNGRLCQQPIAELQALRGNEQHYQGRADDAPPIAAQRLEIELASQGDIELNFADTLILTWQHNELRLARRSLVSGEWITRYWTGAARRLQILCDHSSVEIFINDGEGVMSSRYFPDQPALLTLRGRAELQARYWSLRRCMVE; encoded by the coding sequence ATGGCCTCATCAACACGTCTTGCCGCCATTCTGCAGGCGGTGATGCAGGGTATGCCAAAGGCGCTCAGCGACAGCCACTATCCTGGCTGGCATCTGGCACCGGTTACCGGGCTGCTTAACGATCCCAACGGCTTCATCCATTTCGACGGTCACTATCATCTCTTCTACCAGTGGAACGCGCTGGGCTGTGCGCATCAGCATAAATGCTGGGGGCACTGGCGCTCAGCCGATCTGCTGAACTGGGAGCATCAGCCCATCGCGTTGATGCCGGATGAGGAGTATGACCGCAGTGGCTGCTACTCCGGCAGCGCAGTCGACGATAACGGCGTACTGACACTGGTCTACACCGGCAACGTAAAATTCGATGATGGTTCGCGCACGGCGTGGCAGTGCCTGGCACAGCAGAACAGCGCGGGCGGTTTTGACAAGCTTGGCCCGGTCATTGCCGTGCCGGAGGGTTATACAGGCCACGTTCGCGATCCTAAAGTGTGGCGTCATGACGATCGCTGGTACATGGTGCTGGCGGCACAGAATATGCAGCGGCAGGGCAGGGTGCTTCTGCTGCGTTCTGACACGCTGCGGGAGTGGCAGAATCTCGGCGAGATCGCGGGCAGTGAACTGGGCGGCCTGGATGCCGCGGGTTATATGTGGGAGTGCCCGGATATGTTCACGCTCGGCGACAGCACCTATCTGATCTGCTGTCCGCAGGGCGTTGCGCCCGAAGAGAAGCGTTATCTGAACAGTCACGCCTGTGCCTGGCTGAGTGGGGAGCTGGATTATCAGCAGCCTGCATATCAGCACGGCCCGCTGAACGAAATGGATGCCGGCTTTGAATTTTATGCTCCGCAAACCACGCTGACCGCTGATGGCCGACGTCTGCTGGTGGGCTGGATGGGGACGCCGGACGGTGAAGAGATGGCCCAGCCAACCGTGGCGCAGGGGTGGATCCACCAGATGACCTGTCTGCGCGAGCTGAGCTCACGTAACGGCCGGCTCTGTCAGCAGCCCATCGCGGAACTGCAGGCCTTGCGCGGGAACGAGCAGCACTATCAGGGCCGCGCCGATGATGCGCCGCCGATTGCCGCCCAGCGGCTTGAAATTGAGCTTGCGAGCCAGGGCGACATCGAACTCAATTTCGCCGATACCCTGATCCTGACCTGGCAACACAACGAACTGCGGCTTGCCCGTCGCAGCCTGGTGTCGGGTGAATGGATAACCCGCTACTGGACCGGTGCAGCGCGTCGATTGCAGATCCTGTGTGACCATTCGAGCGTTGAGATCTTCATCAACGACGGGGAAGGGGTGATGAGCAGCCGCTATTTTCCGGACCAGCCGGCGCTGCTGACCCTGCGCGGGCGCGCAGAACTGCAGGCCCGCTACTGGTCGTTACGTCGCTGCATGGTAGAATAA